TTCATACAGTCGTCTCACCCTGGTTACTGTTACTGAGTCTTTTGTAAAACCTGCGCCACGACTGCAGCGTTTTCCCTGACCAAATCCAAAAGCCGGACGTGATCCCCACGATCATGGTCATCAGGTACTTGATCATGAATACAGTGAAGTCGGGCGACATGGGTGCGAAGTTGCCGGCCGGACAGGGCACAGCGAAGCGCTTGCACGTCTGCATGTGCCACGTCTTCTCCCAATGCTCACGGAAAGCTTGCTCGTAGAAGTAACAGGCGATCACGATGGTCGCGGGCACAGTGTAGAGCACGCTGAACACCCCGATGCGCACCATGAGCTTCTCCAGCTTCTCAGTCTTCGTGCCGTCGTGCTTCATGATGGTGCGGATGCGGAAGAGCGACACGAACCCTGCCAGAAGGAACGACGTGCCGATGAACAGGTAAACGAAGAGCGGTGCCAATACGAAACCCCGAAGAGACGGCACGCTGTATATGCCCACATAGCACACTCCCGTCAGCAGGTCTCCGTCCACCTGACCCATGGCGAGGATAGTGATGGTCTTGACCGCAGGAACGGCCCACGCTGCTAGGTGGAAGTATTGCGAGTTGGCCTCGATGGCCTCATGGCCCCACTTCATGCCGGCTGAGAGGAACCACGTGAGGGACAGGATGACCCACCAGATGGAGCTCGCCATGCCGAAGAAGTACAGGATCATAAAGAGAATAGTGCATCCTTCTTTCTTTGTACCCTGCGCCACCGTCTTGTAACCATCCTCGTTGAATTTGTCGATGCAAACTACCTTGTCCTCTAGGAAGAAACCCGCCGCATAGGCCACGGCCACCATGAAGTAGCATCCAGACAGGAAGATGATGGGTCTCTCCGGGTAGCGGAATCGCCTCATGTCCACCAAATAGGTGAGCACAGTGAAGAGGGTGCTCACGCAACACAGAATGGACCAGATGCCAACCCAGAGACGTCCAAACTTTACCTCTTCCTCACGGAAGTACATGAGGCCGTTGGGCTTGGCGGGTTCACACGGCGCGCCGCAGTCCTTCTCGCCCATGAAGTAGTAGTTGAGGTACGAAGGCACTTTCAGCTGCAGCGGGCAAGTGAACTGCTGATGGTTTTTACCTGGACTTGGCGGCAATGTGTACAGATTGGGCACGTACGGTGTCGGGTCGGACGTTGGACTTCCGGCCTCTGACGTGTTCTGGCCCACGCAGATCTCACCCGCGCCGTGTACTGGGAAGTTCTCGCAGCGCAGGCGCTCGGGCCACTGGAAGCCGAACTTGTTCATGAGCGCTTCACAGCCCTGTCTGGCCCGTTCACACAGAGAGCGACATGGCGGGATGGCCTGCTCCAGCACCGTGCACACAGGCGCGTACATGGAACACAAAAAGAACTTGAGGTCAGCCGAGCACTGCACTTTAACCAGCGGGTAGAACTGGTGCACTTCTAGTCCGGCGTCCTCCTGGTTGGTGTGACCCAGAAGGTTGGGCATGATGGTCTGATTGTACGCAATGTCCGTGCACAGAGGGATGGAAATGGGCTGGCAAAATCCGTGCTCCGGGACCGAGATGCCCTTCTCGCCGTGGTACTGACCGCTGCTCGTAGTGAAGCACAAAAGGCACAGAGTCGCAAGGAGAAAGCGCACACGTTCTGCACGCAGAGGCATTTTGGCGAAAGCCGTCATTATTTATACTGTCTTTCTTTTCAAAGtgtggttaaaaaaagaaaagaaagaaaaccaggCCTGTTTAGTCCACCACAGAATTTCTCCCAATTACAACTGGAGGAAAACCTTTCCAGCTGTTGCGCTTTAGCTCGCGTCGAGTTTTTCTTCAACACCAACTCAGTCCAAGTGTCAAGAAGCGCATGTTAACTCACACCCAACAAGTTCACACAAAAAAACCTTCCAcctacagcacaaacaaaaaaagcagcagTCTAATTGTGTACTGTGCGTGTTTTTGTCCTTTAAAGTGGCCAAAAACCTTCTGGAGATCACCAAGTCGCTCCAAAGTCCATTATACACTCCA
The genomic region above belongs to Tachysurus vachellii isolate PV-2020 chromosome 8, HZAU_Pvac_v1, whole genome shotgun sequence and contains:
- the fzd7a gene encoding frizzled-7a — protein: MTAFAKMPLRAERVRFLLATLCLLCFTTSSGQYHGEKGISVPEHGFCQPISIPLCTDIAYNQTIMPNLLGHTNQEDAGLEVHQFYPLVKVQCSADLKFFLCSMYAPVCTVLEQAIPPCRSLCERARQGCEALMNKFGFQWPERLRCENFPVHGAGEICVGQNTSEAGSPTSDPTPYVPNLYTLPPSPGKNHQQFTCPLQLKVPSYLNYYFMGEKDCGAPCEPAKPNGLMYFREEEVKFGRLWVGIWSILCCVSTLFTVLTYLVDMRRFRYPERPIIFLSGCYFMVAVAYAAGFFLEDKVVCIDKFNEDGYKTVAQGTKKEGCTILFMILYFFGMASSIWWVILSLTWFLSAGMKWGHEAIEANSQYFHLAAWAVPAVKTITILAMGQVDGDLLTGVCYVGIYSVPSLRGFVLAPLFVYLFIGTSFLLAGFVSLFRIRTIMKHDGTKTEKLEKLMVRIGVFSVLYTVPATIVIACYFYEQAFREHWEKTWHMQTCKRFAVPCPAGNFAPMSPDFTVFMIKYLMTMIVGITSGFWIWSGKTLQSWRRFYKRLSNSNQGETTV